From the genome of Maridesulfovibrio ferrireducens:
AACGGGGCAAGTGCATATGCTCCGCGCAAAATCATGGCTTGGTCACGGTAAAGTGTGTGTGCTTTTTTCAGGTCTTCGTAAATTTTTTCATGGAACGAGTTTATATCGCCTTTGGATTTTTTATTTACGCAATCCACAAAACTTTCTTTTGAGAGCATTGTCGATTCTTTAGGCTCTCCCATAAAATCAAGAGATGCTGCGTGAGCCAGATATTTAAGAAGATGGCTTGAGGCGGCGATGCTTTCACTCTCTATTAATGAAGACATGGTGGAAACAGCCTTCATGAATTTATCAAAATGGGATTGAAGCAGTCCGGCTATTTCTTCCTGATCGGTAAGCCTTTCGCCCGGACATTCCAGAACGTGTTCAAGAATCCTGATTAATCTGAACCGCATTTGTTCAGCCAGCCAGAATCCTTGTTTGTTTTCTTTGATAACAAGACTTTCAACCGCATCATCCATCAATTTTTTACGGTACTCATCGCCTTCTTCACAGTGGGTCAGAAATTTATTGAAGTTAGGTTCAAAAAGGGTGGCAGGGTCGAAAAGGAGTTCAAATTCGGGGCTTAATCCCAGTTCAAGGGCAAAAATACGGACCAGCAGATTTAATAGGCTGTCGATGGTTCGGATGTTGAGTCTATTATAGCGCTGTAAAATGGGCGTCAGCTGTCTTTTGGCTGCACCGGGAGTCCAGTCTTTGCCGAGCCCGTCACCTTCTATGTCCAGTGCTCTGTTCTTTAAAGATCGTACGACCCTTTCTTTCATTTCAGCGGCGGCTTTATTGGTGAAGGTTACAGCCATTATTTCCGGCCAGCAGTAACCTTTGGCCTGCGATGACTTACAGACGGGAATTGAATCTTCTTCCTGTGATCCGGCAAGAAGAGATAAAAAGCGTGCGGTAAGTTCGTAGGTTTTACCAGATCCGGCGGAAGCTTTAACCTGTTTGAGCATTATGAGAACCTTTTAAGCTATTGAGTTATATTGTCTCAGTTTGCGGTCTTAGCACGCGGGACATAATTTTCCCTTCCATAATAATAATGAGTACGGCTGAAACGATAAGCATGCTTCCGAGATATCCGGTCCAGTCGAAACTTTCATCCCACCACCACCAAGCGAGTATGGCGGCCATTACTGGCTCAATTGTCGCAATAACTGCCGCATTTGTAGCTTCAAGCCATCGCATACCTACATAATAGAGGGTATATGACACGTAGGTACAAACTACCGCAAGTGTGATAAGACATATCCAGGACGTGGGAGTTTTATGATGGAATTCGAAAAAGGGAAGAAGTCCTATTGCTCCGATTGGAAGGGCGTATAGAAAGATAGTCGGGGTTGTATATCGGGAGAATAATGTTTTGCCGAAAATAAAGTAGAGTGCGTATGAGAATCCGGATGTCAGGCCGCACATAAGGCCGAACCATGTGAAGGCTAATTCTTTTCCGGTTCCGAAAATTTGAGGCCCGAGTGATACGCAGACAACTCCGATGATTGTCATGGAAAGAGCACATAATTTAATCGGCCCCATTTTTTCGCCTAGGAAAAGCCATGACATGAATGCAACCCATGCCGGAGCCGTATAAAGAAGTACTGAAGCAAGGGCGGCGCCTACTCCTTGTACCGCGAGCTGATAAGAACCGTAAAAAACTGTAATTCCGACTATCCCGAAACAGATTACAGATGGGATGTCTTTAGGGGCTATTTTGAATGCGCGCATACGGTAAGCATGGACAGCGAAAAGTATCCATGCGAAGAGAGCTCTCCAGAATGCGTTTTCCAGCGGGGGAATTCCTTGTTCAAGCGGGAATTTTGAAACAGGCCCGATAAGGCTCCACATGACCGCAGCTATAAGTATTAGTATGCAACCTCTTAAGTTCACGTGTGGCCCTCTAATGTTCTGGTTTGATATTAAAAAATAGTAGTTTAATTTAAAATTTTATAGTTGGATTGAGTGTCAAAGTTGTATGCTCTTTCCCTCGCATCGTCAAAGACCTATCGCAGGATAGAGGCGTAAAACGTCAGGAGATTAATTGTGGATAATAAGAATTTAAAAGAATGTTCAAAGGTAGTTGCAACGGAAAATGATGAAGGGTTGCGGCTCGATAAATTTTTGATTGTGTTACTTCCCGAAACAGGTTTGCGCCAGCGCAGAAGAATTGTTGAAAATGGTCTGGTTACTGTAAATGGACGGAGCGCAAAACCCAGTCTTAAAATGTTTACGGGCGCAGAAATCGTACTGTTTGAAAGAACCGACGCCACCAGCACCGAAGATATTCTGCCGCATCTTTCTATCATTGCGGAGACTGACGATTATGCCGCAGTCCTTAAACCAGCTGGAATGCATTCAGCTTCGATTGCAGGAAGCATGGAATGTTCCGCGCAGGATTGTCTCGATGAACTTTTCATGGAGAAAACACCGATTCTGGTCAACAGACTGGATCATTCAACCTCTGGAATATTGCTGGTAGCATTCGGGCATGAACAGGCCCGGTTGTTTAAAGAGTATGAAGAGGAAGGAAAAGTCGAGAAAGAATATTTCGCCAGAGTTATCGGAAATCCTGATTCTGAGTTTGTTGTCAAAAAAGAACTGGATACGGATTCACGCACTGTAACTAAAGTGCTGAGCGAAGATGCAGAAAGACTCCGATGGAGTTACGCTGACCGCGTTTCAGATCTCGGTAACGGCATTACGCTTGTGAAAGTCAGAATTGCAAAGGGCGCGCGTCATCAGATTAGAGCACACCTTGCATACGCAGGATTCCCGATTGTAGGTGATACTGTTTACGGTACAGCATCCGCTGACGGCAAAATGTATCTGCACAATCACCTTATTTCTTTTAAAGGATTCAAGGCCGAGTGCGAACCTGATTGGGATTAAGTTAGGCTGATTTTATTATTATAAAAGAGAAAGTCCCCTTGGAGCTGTGTGCTTCAAGGGGACTTTTGTTATTGTCGTATATCCAATCTTTTACATCAATAAAGCCTTCGCAAAATCAGCACCGTTGAAGGGGCGCAAATCTTCCATTTTTTCCCCGAGCCCTATGAAGGTGATGGGGATTTTGTGCTGCATGGTCACGGCAATCATGATTCCGCCTTTTGCTGTTCCATCGAGCTTAGTGAGGATTAATTCATCCACTCCGATTGCTTCGTTGAAAAGCTTTGTCTGAGACATGGCGTTCTGGCCTGTTGTTGCGTCAATAACCAGAATGCTGCGGTGCGGAGCTTCGTCGTGCTTTTTACCGAGAACTCTTCTGATCTTGAGCAGTTCTTCCATCAGGTTTGTTTTGGTGTGCAGTCTTCCCGCTGTATCAAGAAGCATGAGGTCATAGCCGTTTTTAACTGCGTAATCGATGGCTTCATATGCTACTGCGGCTGGATCAGACCCTTCGTCTTTTGCGAAGAATCCTGCTCCGACACGTTTAGCCCATATTTCAAGCTGTCCGATAGCTGCGGCGCGGAATGTATCACCTGCGACGATGAGAACTTTGCGGCCCTGCATCTGTTCGCGATGGGCGATTTTTGCAATGGTCGTTGTTTTACCGACACCGTTCACCCCGATCATCATTACGACTTCGGGCGGGTTGAAAGCTTTAATACGTTTGGGAAGTTTAAAAATTTCGTCAAGTTCTTCACGAAGAAGGTCTTTGAAGTTTTCCGGGTTTGTTTCTCCGCTATTGCGGATTCTGGTTTTCATGCGCTCTACAAGCTCGGAGGTAGCTTCGAAACCAACATCCGCCATGATCAGAATTTCTTCGAATTCTTCCCAGAAATCATCATCAAATGCACTGTGACTTGAAAGAAGAGCGTCAAGGCGTTTGGTAATCTGTTCTCTTGTTTTGGACAATCCTTCGGAAAGTTTAATAAAGAGACGGCTTCGTTCATCTTCTTCATCTTCCAGTTCAAGAGCGAGAGCAAGGCGGTACTGCAATTCAGAGCGGAATTCGTCAACATGCTCGTAGTCCATGTCGTCGAGCCATTCTTTAAAGCGAGAAACAAAATCATCAGCTTCATCTGCGGGAGCTTCAAGAGCTTTAAGCAGGAATGTCAGACGGTCCCAGAGGTCGTCTCCGGCAGTGTCTATTCCGTCGAGGATAAGATCGAGCCAGACCGAAAGGCGTGGATCAGCTTGCTGGAGAGCTTTGGTAAGATCGCGTTGCCATTGGGGCTTGTCAGCATCAGATTTAGCTTCTGTTGCCATGACAGGTTCGATAATTCTTGCTTTACCGGCTGATTCAGGAACTGCAACTGTTTCAACTACTGGAGCGGAGACAGGTTCCTGAGTTGGTTCCGGTGCTGGTTCCGGCGCAGGTGTTGGTGTAACTTCTGCCTTGGGTTCGAACTCAACTGCTTTTTGCGGCGCAGGAGTTTCTTGTTGTGCAGGAGCTTCCGGCTCAATTTTTTGATCGGGCTGGTCCGCTTCACCTAAATATTCTTTGAGAGCTTTCGCGGCTCTTTCTTCCGGGCTGACCCATAATTTTTTTACTTTAGAAAAGAATCCCATTGAAATCCCCTTTAAAATCTATTTTGAACAGCGGAAGATAGCGCAGTCGGAGCCGATACGCAACTATCCATAGGTTACGACCCCGGTTGCTTTTATCAATGTGCTGGCTTACCCTTTTTATCACTATATATATAGTGATAAACAAGTTTGTTGAAATTTACTCATCTTACATATACATCTGTGCAAAACGCAATTAATGGAGACTTTTTATGAAAAGAACATGCATAAAGGCAGCTTTGAATGCGGAAGGCCCAGTATCCGAGATAATTATCAAAGGATGGGTCCGTACAAAGCGCGATAGTAAAGGGTTTTCATTTCTGGAAGTAAACGATGGTTCCTGCATCACGAATATTCAGGTTATCATTGATCATACTCCTGAAATAGAAGCTGTTCTGGAACATATATATACCGGAGCTTCTGTCAGTGTGGTTGGAGAGCTTATCGAGTCTCCGGGTAAAGGACAGAAGTGGGAAGTTCGCGGTAAGTCAGTTGAATTACTGGGTGTTGCTGATCCGGAAACATTTCCGCTTCAGAAAAAACGCCATTCAGATGAATTCTTGAGGACAATTGCTCATCTTCGTCCCCGTACAAATAAATTTGGAGCTATGTTCCGCATACGTTCCGAGCTTTCTTTTGCTGTACACCAGTTTTTCCGTGATAAAGGTTTTTTCTATGTTCATACTCCTATTATCACCGGCTCAGATTGCGAAGGTGCAGGAGAAATGTTCAGAGTTACTTCTCTTGACCACAGCTCACTTGCCAAGCTTGGCAAAGCAGAGCAGGGCGCGAATGATTTCTTCGGCCAAGAATCCCATTTAACCGTATCAGGGCAGCTTTCAGCCGAAATGTATGCGCTGTCACTTGGTAACGTTTATACTTTTGGACCGACTTTCCGTGCTGAAAAATCCAATACGCCGCGCCATGCAGCTGAATTCTGGATGATTGAACCAGAAATGGCTTTTGCCGATCTTGAAGATAATATGGATCTCAGTGAAGAGATGGTTAAATATCTCATCAGTCATATTCTTGATAAGTGCGCTGATGATATTCAGTTGTTTGCTAAATTCGTTGATAAAACTCTGATGGATACTCTTAAGAATATTTCAGAGAACACCTTCGAGCGTGTTGCTTATACTGATGCAATAGAGCTTTTGAAGAATTGCAAAAAAGCGAAAAAGTTTGAATTCAAACCTGAATACGGCCTTGATCTGCAAACTGAACACGAGAGATATCTCACCGAAGAGCATTTTAAGAAGCCGGTTATTGTATATAATTACCCTGTTGAAATTAAGCCTTTTTACATGCGCCTGAATGATGACGGTAAAACTGTTGCCGCCATGGATTTACTGGTTCCGAGAATCGGTGAACTTGTTGGTGGTTCCCAGCGTGAAGAAAGACTTGATGTGCTTGAGCGCAGAATTGTAGAGACGGGAATGGAAACAGAAGATTACTGGTGGTATCTGGACAGCCGCCGTTTCGGAACCGCGCCGCATGCCGGATTCGGAATGGGATTTGAGCGCATGCTTATGATGCTCACCGGAGTTACTAACATCCGCGACGTAATACCTTTCCCGAGAACTCCTAAGAATCTTGAGTTTTAGATTTTAACTTTGATATTACTCGTATCCCCCTTCTATATATATAGAAGGGGGATATTCTTTTTAGAGTGGATTATTTTAAAGGCATAAGCAGCAAAGTAACCAACTGCTCAGGTTTAGTTGAGTTAGGATCATTCATATATTGTTCGTAGCAAGGGCTTTCAGCATGTTCCATGCCGCTTGTCGGCAGCCATTTCATATAGAATTCCATCCATGACTCAGCAAGGTTTGTATAAGGTCCGAGGTGTGTTGTTACAGCGAACTTGCCACCCGGCACATCTTTAAACTTTACCACTCCTGCATTGTCTGATTCATTGTCTACGGTAATGCATGCTTCGGAGCGTAGTTCTGCCGCAGGAATTTCTTCGGGATTGTCGTGGTATATTCCGAAAAATCTTGTGCGTTCATTGTAAATACCGTTCGGTCCGGCCCATCCGCACAGCTTACCCCAAGCTTGATCAACTTCAGTGTAGGGGCCGACATGTTCAACATAAGCTAGTTTCATAGGGTCAAGGGTCCAGATTTTTACGTCCATTTCATGCTCCGTTAAGTTAAAGTTATATTAGTAAATGCCTAAATAAATTTCTGTAATCAAATCCTTCGGAGCTGTGTCCGCGGGGGTATTTATGTATTTTTCGAAGGAAGGAATGTTGTTTTTTAGCTGATAGCTGCTAGTAGGAAGCCATTTTCCGTAAAGTTCCCGGTATGCATCTTTAAGCCCTTCGTAAGGACCGTAGTGAGTTCCGACAGCGTATTTACCACCGGACACTATTTGGGTTCCGATTTCTCCTTCCGGCATAATATTGCCAGAAGTGCTGATACACGCATCATATCTGATTTTACCTAGCGGCGTTACAGATGGATCGTCATAGCATATTCCTATAAACTCAGTCTGGGAGTTCAGCAGTTTTTTTAGAGCAGCCCATCCGCAAAGTTTCTCCCATGCTTTTCCAACTTCAAAATATGACCCGATATGCCGGATAAAAGCTACAGAGATATCATCTCGCTCGCGAATGTCGACTTTAAGAGTTATCGGGGAGCCGTTTCTTTTCAATGTCTTCGGTATAGGTGCCGGGGAATAATGAATTCCGCTGCTTACACGTGGACTGGCGATTTCTCTGGATTTGAGTCTGTAGTCGCTGGGTGGCAGTTTAAACATTTTTTTGAATGCGCGACTGAATGTTTCAGGTGATT
Proteins encoded in this window:
- the asnS gene encoding asparagine--tRNA ligase codes for the protein MKRTCIKAALNAEGPVSEIIIKGWVRTKRDSKGFSFLEVNDGSCITNIQVIIDHTPEIEAVLEHIYTGASVSVVGELIESPGKGQKWEVRGKSVELLGVADPETFPLQKKRHSDEFLRTIAHLRPRTNKFGAMFRIRSELSFAVHQFFRDKGFFYVHTPIITGSDCEGAGEMFRVTSLDHSSLAKLGKAEQGANDFFGQESHLTVSGQLSAEMYALSLGNVYTFGPTFRAEKSNTPRHAAEFWMIEPEMAFADLEDNMDLSEEMVKYLISHILDKCADDIQLFAKFVDKTLMDTLKNISENTFERVAYTDAIELLKNCKKAKKFEFKPEYGLDLQTEHERYLTEEHFKKPVIVYNYPVEIKPFYMRLNDDGKTVAAMDLLVPRIGELVGGSQREERLDVLERRIVETGMETEDYWWYLDSRRFGTAPHAGFGMGFERMLMMLTGVTNIRDVIPFPRTPKNLEF
- a CDS encoding DMT family transporter codes for the protein MNLRGCILILIAAVMWSLIGPVSKFPLEQGIPPLENAFWRALFAWILFAVHAYRMRAFKIAPKDIPSVICFGIVGITVFYGSYQLAVQGVGAALASVLLYTAPAWVAFMSWLFLGEKMGPIKLCALSMTIIGVVCVSLGPQIFGTGKELAFTWFGLMCGLTSGFSYALYFIFGKTLFSRYTTPTIFLYALPIGAIGLLPFFEFHHKTPTSWICLITLAVVCTYVSYTLYYVGMRWLEATNAAVIATIEPVMAAILAWWWWDESFDWTGYLGSMLIVSAVLIIIMEGKIMSRVLRPQTETI
- a CDS encoding RluA family pseudouridine synthase, yielding MDNKNLKECSKVVATENDEGLRLDKFLIVLLPETGLRQRRRIVENGLVTVNGRSAKPSLKMFTGAEIVLFERTDATSTEDILPHLSIIAETDDYAAVLKPAGMHSASIAGSMECSAQDCLDELFMEKTPILVNRLDHSTSGILLVAFGHEQARLFKEYEEEGKVEKEYFARVIGNPDSEFVVKKELDTDSRTVTKVLSEDAERLRWSYADRVSDLGNGITLVKVRIAKGARHQIRAHLAYAGFPIVGDTVYGTASADGKMYLHNHLISFKGFKAECEPDWD
- a CDS encoding AraC family transcriptional regulator gives rise to the protein MSNLMKPYNERMMDVLLYIQKNLDRELPSEELAEAACFSIVHFHRIFKGMTGESLKEHIRRLRLEKAAYKLCYENDTIINISLDAQYESPETFSRAFKKMFKLPPSDYRLKSREIASPRVSSGIHYSPAPIPKTLKRNGSPITLKVDIRERDDISVAFIRHIGSYFEVGKAWEKLCGWAALKKLLNSQTEFIGICYDDPSVTPLGKIRYDACISTSGNIMPEGEIGTQIVSGGKYAVGTHYGPYEGLKDAYRELYGKWLPTSSYQLKNNIPSFEKYINTPADTAPKDLITEIYLGIY
- the ftsY gene encoding signal recognition particle-docking protein FtsY; its protein translation is MGFFSKVKKLWVSPEERAAKALKEYLGEADQPDQKIEPEAPAQQETPAPQKAVEFEPKAEVTPTPAPEPAPEPTQEPVSAPVVETVAVPESAGKARIIEPVMATEAKSDADKPQWQRDLTKALQQADPRLSVWLDLILDGIDTAGDDLWDRLTFLLKALEAPADEADDFVSRFKEWLDDMDYEHVDEFRSELQYRLALALELEDEEDERSRLFIKLSEGLSKTREQITKRLDALLSSHSAFDDDFWEEFEEILIMADVGFEATSELVERMKTRIRNSGETNPENFKDLLREELDEIFKLPKRIKAFNPPEVVMMIGVNGVGKTTTIAKIAHREQMQGRKVLIVAGDTFRAAAIGQLEIWAKRVGAGFFAKDEGSDPAAVAYEAIDYAVKNGYDLMLLDTAGRLHTKTNLMEELLKIRRVLGKKHDEAPHRSILVIDATTGQNAMSQTKLFNEAIGVDELILTKLDGTAKGGIMIAVTMQHKIPITFIGLGEKMEDLRPFNGADFAKALLM
- a CDS encoding AraC family transcriptional regulator — protein: MDVKIWTLDPMKLAYVEHVGPYTEVDQAWGKLCGWAGPNGIYNERTRFFGIYHDNPEEIPAAELRSEACITVDNESDNAGVVKFKDVPGGKFAVTTHLGPYTNLAESWMEFYMKWLPTSGMEHAESPCYEQYMNDPNSTKPEQLVTLLLMPLK